A single Inediibacterium massiliense DNA region contains:
- a CDS encoding YhdT family protein, producing MKEYKKEDFVEDPRYKQCNKEALMGIGLGILNLIWWYAWGYGLGSQSPEKYTYVFGLPMWFFMSCIVGAVLFSILTIVMVTKFFKDMHLDKMDEDEI from the coding sequence AGAAGATCCACGTTATAAACAATGTAATAAAGAAGCATTAATGGGGATAGGTCTTGGGATTTTAAATTTAATTTGGTGGTATGCATGGGGATATGGATTAGGATCACAATCTCCTGAAAAGTATACTTATGTATTTGGATTACCTATGTGGTTTTTTATGAGTTGTATAGTAGGAGCTGTTCTTTTTTCAATTCTTACTATTGTTATGGTAACAAAGTTTTTTAAGGATATGCATTTAGATAAAATGGATGAAGATGAAATATAA
- the panF gene encoding sodium/pantothenate symporter produces MNHINFNVLIPLILYFIGVFAIGFYSMKFVSKASQSEGEENGFLSEYLAGGRDLGGFVLAMTLVTTYLSAGSFIGGPGAAYTFGMAWVFLAMSQMPTGYFTLAILGKKFAIVARKINAVTITDFIRARYKSDALVMVCSLSIVAFFIAAMGAQWIGAARLIEGSVGISYKSALIFFAITVLMYTTIGGFRAVALTDTLQGIIMTIGTIALFVATIHAGGGISSVIQKMYQINPGLITPYSIKEGFATKAWVTSFWILVGFAVVGLPSVGMRAMSYKDSKSLKRGIIYGTVVSIVLVLGMHLIGAFGIAVVPGIDSGDLVIPTITTKLFPAWIAGVILAGPLAAVMSTVDSQLLIVVGAIVNDVYSNYINPAAKKDSKKMAKISFVSTIVVGILVFITAFNPPPIMVWLNLYANAGLISTFLWPILLGLYWKGANTKGAFASIITGVGSYILFSKIWERPLGMHTIVLPLVLSLFAFVIVSLSTEKPSKEVIQTFWGI; encoded by the coding sequence ATGAATCATATTAATTTTAATGTATTGATTCCTTTGATACTATATTTTATAGGAGTTTTTGCAATCGGATTTTATAGTATGAAATTTGTTTCTAAAGCAAGTCAATCTGAAGGAGAAGAAAATGGATTCTTATCGGAGTATCTAGCAGGAGGTAGAGATCTAGGAGGGTTTGTACTTGCAATGACTCTAGTAACTACCTATTTAAGTGCAGGAAGCTTTATTGGAGGACCAGGAGCAGCTTATACATTTGGAATGGCATGGGTGTTTCTTGCTATGAGTCAAATGCCAACAGGATATTTTACTTTAGCTATCTTAGGGAAAAAATTTGCAATTGTAGCTAGAAAAATTAATGCAGTGACGATTACAGATTTTATTAGAGCTCGTTATAAAAGTGATGCTTTGGTTATGGTTTGTTCCTTATCTATTGTTGCCTTTTTTATTGCAGCTATGGGCGCTCAATGGATTGGAGCAGCAAGACTGATTGAAGGATCTGTTGGAATTTCATATAAAAGTGCACTGATTTTCTTTGCTATAACCGTTTTAATGTATACAACTATTGGAGGGTTTCGTGCAGTAGCTTTAACAGATACATTACAAGGTATTATTATGACCATAGGAACTATAGCATTATTTGTTGCTACCATTCATGCAGGAGGAGGAATTTCTTCTGTTATTCAAAAAATGTATCAAATCAATCCAGGACTCATTACTCCATATAGCATAAAAGAAGGTTTTGCAACAAAGGCGTGGGTTACATCTTTTTGGATTTTAGTAGGATTTGCTGTTGTAGGTCTTCCTAGTGTGGGAATGCGTGCTATGAGTTATAAAGATAGTAAAAGCTTAAAAAGAGGGATTATTTATGGAACGGTAGTTTCTATTGTATTAGTGCTTGGAATGCATTTAATTGGAGCGTTTGGAATTGCAGTAGTACCAGGAATTGATTCAGGAGATTTGGTTATTCCAACTATTACTACAAAGCTATTTCCAGCATGGATTGCAGGGGTTATTTTAGCAGGACCATTAGCGGCTGTTATGTCTACTGTAGATTCACAACTATTGATTGTAGTAGGAGCTATTGTAAATGATGTTTATTCTAATTATATCAATCCTGCTGCAAAGAAAGATAGTAAGAAGATGGCAAAGATCAGCTTTGTAAGTACCATTGTAGTAGGAATTTTAGTGTTTATTACTGCTTTTAATCCTCCACCTATTATGGTATGGCTCAATCTTTATGCTAATGCAGGATTGATATCTACTTTTTTATGGCCTATTTTACTAGGTCTTTATTGGAAGGGTGCCAATACAAAAGGAGCATTTGCATCTATTATCACAGGAGTAGGAAGCTATATTTTATTTAGCAAAATATGGGAAAGACCATTAGGAATGCATACCATCGTACTTCCTTTGGTATTGTCTTTATTTGCATTTGTTATCGTGAGTTTGAGTACAGAAAAACCATCAAAAGAAGTGATTCAGACCTTCTGGGGAATTTAA
- a CDS encoding nucleoid-associated protein — MRNTDAVIIKKAIVHVLDRNSDEPIFTDFEQEIQEDVHEFLEKHIVKSLQDEENRKGKFRGGVTVVKDACMKIFTDEQDFIECSKEIAAHLFKAMKSNNNISSSDLVICLYESFEKNYIGILKLDYKKSFIHQVEFVEDKLKVSIIPQTISLPGMSQRLQKCAFIKEINEDDDYDLIVLDKQSYGNEEDGEIAQFFIQNFLNCSILVDNRDKTKLFKKATEKWTRRNLKEDIDKAQEVREEAINSLKNGAEIDVEKFTQNIFGNDQKMQENFIQHLDQEGLPLENFDIDKKWVEKKMKKRTIKTDTGLEIKGEYEDIEDKMKFEIRRNGDGTVSIIIKNVRSFQER, encoded by the coding sequence ATGAGAAATACGGATGCAGTAATCATTAAAAAAGCAATTGTTCATGTACTAGATCGAAATAGTGATGAACCCATTTTTACGGATTTTGAACAAGAGATACAAGAGGATGTGCATGAATTTTTAGAAAAGCATATTGTTAAATCTTTACAGGATGAAGAAAATAGAAAAGGAAAATTTCGTGGTGGAGTGACAGTTGTGAAAGACGCATGTATGAAAATTTTTACAGATGAACAAGATTTTATAGAATGTTCAAAAGAAATAGCAGCTCACTTATTTAAAGCTATGAAAAGCAATAATAATATTTCTTCTTCTGATTTAGTGATTTGTTTGTATGAATCCTTTGAAAAAAATTACATAGGAATTTTAAAGCTTGATTATAAGAAGTCTTTTATTCATCAAGTGGAATTTGTAGAAGATAAGCTTAAAGTTTCTATTATACCTCAAACCATTAGTTTACCTGGAATGAGTCAGAGACTTCAAAAATGTGCTTTTATAAAAGAAATCAATGAAGACGATGACTATGATTTGATTGTTTTAGATAAACAAAGTTATGGAAATGAGGAAGATGGAGAAATTGCTCAATTTTTTATTCAAAATTTCTTAAATTGCAGTATACTAGTAGATAATAGAGATAAAACAAAGCTATTTAAGAAAGCCACTGAAAAATGGACAAGAAGAAATTTAAAGGAAGATATAGATAAAGCTCAAGAAGTACGTGAAGAAGCTATAAATTCTTTGAAGAATGGTGCAGAAATAGATGTAGAAAAATTTACCCAAAATATATTTGGAAATGATCAAAAAATGCAGGAAAATTTTATTCAACATCTAGATCAAGAAGGACTTCCTTTAGAAAATTTTGATATTGATAAAAAATGGGTAGAAAAAAAAATGAAAAAAAGAACCATCAAAACAGATACAGGCTTAGAAATCAAAGGGGAATATGAAGATATAGAAGACAAAATGAAATTTGAAATCAGAAGAAATGGTGATGGTACTGTAAGTATCATTATTAAAAATGTAAGAAGTTTTCAAGAAAGATAA
- a CDS encoding aminotransferase class III-fold pyridoxal phosphate-dependent enzyme, giving the protein MALAVTTDHIYNAFYADYNEQKAFMHSHTYCGNPLACSAALEVLNILDEENILAKAKENGKYFHELIQETFSNHPYVGDIRSIGLINAIELVEDTSKKKSFDSKKRIGYEIYKKALKMGILLRPLGDVIYFNPPLIIEKKDMDIVTQICKKAIDNILK; this is encoded by the coding sequence ATGGCCCTTGCAGTTACTACAGATCATATCTATAATGCCTTTTATGCAGATTATAATGAACAAAAAGCATTTATGCATAGTCATACTTATTGTGGAAATCCCCTTGCCTGTTCAGCAGCTTTGGAGGTTTTGAATATTCTTGATGAAGAAAATATTTTAGCAAAGGCAAAAGAAAATGGAAAATATTTTCATGAATTAATTCAAGAAACATTCTCGAATCATCCATATGTAGGAGACATACGAAGTATTGGATTGATTAATGCTATTGAACTTGTAGAAGATACCTCAAAGAAAAAATCCTTTGACAGTAAAAAACGTATAGGGTATGAAATTTATAAGAAAGCTCTTAAAATGGGTATTCTCTTACGCCCCCTTGGAGATGTCATTTATTTTAACCCTCCTCTTATTATAGAAAAAAAGGATATGGATATTGTAACTCAAATTTGTAAAAAAGCTATTGACAACATATTAAAATAA
- the bioB gene encoding biotin synthase BioB: protein MIQKLKKKVLNEHEINRQDAMKLIHTDLDELCFSADEIRKYFCGNGFDICTIINGKSGKCSENCKYCAQSSHYTACVEEYSLLDHDRLLKEAVYNHSRGILRYSVVTSGRKLTDEEIVHICKSYKHIKSNCNIALCASHGLSSYKQFVQLKESGVKRYHNNLETSRRNFINICTTHTYDDKITAIKNAQKAGLEVCSGGIMGLGETMKDRIDMALDLRRLFIKSIPINILNPIQGTPYEKSPILTMDEVRRIIAIFRFILPKATLRLAGGRGLLEDKGKSVFKSGANAAISGDMLTTKGISIDEDMNMISELGFEVKII, encoded by the coding sequence ATGATACAAAAGTTAAAGAAAAAAGTATTAAATGAGCATGAAATAAATAGACAAGATGCAATGAAACTAATCCATACAGATTTAGACGAGTTATGCTTTTCCGCTGATGAAATAAGAAAATATTTTTGTGGGAATGGATTTGATATTTGTACCATCATCAATGGAAAAAGCGGCAAATGCTCAGAAAACTGTAAATATTGTGCACAATCTTCTCATTATACAGCTTGTGTTGAAGAATATTCACTACTTGATCATGATCGTCTTCTTAAAGAAGCTGTTTATAATCATAGCAGAGGAATTCTAAGATACTCTGTTGTAACATCTGGTAGAAAATTAACAGATGAAGAAATAGTTCATATATGCAAAAGTTATAAACATATAAAATCAAACTGTAATATTGCTTTGTGTGCTTCTCACGGATTATCATCCTATAAACAATTTGTCCAATTAAAGGAATCAGGCGTAAAAAGATATCACAATAACCTTGAAACTTCACGAAGAAATTTTATCAATATCTGCACAACTCATACCTATGATGATAAAATCACTGCCATAAAAAATGCTCAAAAAGCAGGACTTGAAGTATGTAGTGGAGGTATTATGGGACTTGGAGAAACTATGAAAGATAGAATTGACATGGCCCTTGATTTAAGAAGGCTTTTTATAAAATCTATTCCTATTAATATCTTAAATCCTATTCAAGGAACTCCATATGAAAAATCTCCAATACTTACAATGGATGAAGTACGAAGAATCATTGCAATTTTTCGCTTTATCCTTCCAAAAGCTACTCTACGTCTCGCTGGAGGAAGGGGACTTTTAGAAGATAAAGGTAAAAGTGTTTTTAAATCTGGAGCAAACGCTGCTATATCAGGTGATATGCTCACAACAAAAGGTATTTCCATTGATGAAGATATGAATATGATTTCAGAACTTGGATTTGAGGTGAAAATCATATGA
- a CDS encoding biotin transporter BioY has translation MSLKTNELILCALFSALISIGAFIKIPVPMVPFTLQFLFTNLSGLLLGKKLGSLSVGIYIVIGLLGLPIFTSGGGIGYIFEPTFGYIIGMAYYYFIANYYIHSPIGINALLWYCFVLAVPGDIIICFISAILSKRLLPVILKGGIYR, from the coding sequence ATGTCACTCAAAACCAATGAACTTATTTTATGTGCATTGTTTTCAGCACTCATAAGTATAGGAGCATTTATTAAAATTCCAGTTCCTATGGTTCCCTTCACACTGCAATTTTTATTTACAAATCTTTCTGGCCTTCTTCTTGGAAAAAAACTTGGATCTCTTTCAGTAGGTATATACATAGTAATAGGACTTTTAGGACTTCCTATATTCACAAGTGGCGGAGGAATCGGATATATTTTTGAGCCCACATTTGGATATATTATTGGAATGGCTTACTACTATTTTATTGCAAATTACTATATACACTCACCTATAGGGATTAATGCTTTACTGTGGTATTGTTTTGTCTTGGCAGTACCAGGTGATATAATCATTTGTTTTATCAGCGCTATTTTAAGTAAACGTTTATTGCCAGTTATTTTAAAAGGAGGTATATATAGATGA
- a CDS encoding ATP-dependent metallopeptidase FtsH/Yme1/Tma family protein, protein MIIKGGIIILKNKKKLFLIVTSIIIGLVAITAYFTLWNQKEPQKLSYNQFMNLIENNKVKQVYLLDEPKIKGTLKDGEEFITDNPRTENFKEILLTNNVLVDENKGSLMVTNIISFIGFIIAFGAMGIFLSRQSSRQTSREFSKMSSMEAIDQGSIKVTFASVAGNEEAKESIKDLGDFLQNPDKYAKYGARIPRGVILYGPPGTGKTLLAKALAGEANVPFYAVSGSDFVQIYAGLGAGRIRSLFKKAREKEKCVIFIDEIDALGKKRDGLGGNDETDRTLNALLTEMSGFHDNEGIIVMAATNRLDTLDEALLRPGRFDRQIEVSLPDVNARYEILKLYSKTKPISKNINLKNLAHETVYFSGAQLEALLNEAAILAAKEDAKQIDANHIDKAFYTVIAGEEKKDRSTISHIDRKITAYHEAGHALVTKLVAPENKVTKVTIIPSTKGAGGFSMNIPPDRMYQTKKEMLSHIKIALAGRCAEEMIFGEENITTGASNDIQKATEIIVAMMKKFGMNKKIGMINYDVLYGNKGSIDQNLLEECTKTMETLYQETKELLKFHQEVLDQLAQELLCKETLNEENIEEIIKRVA, encoded by the coding sequence ATGATTATTAAAGGGGGTATTATTATTTTAAAGAATAAGAAAAAATTATTTTTAATAGTGACTAGTATTATAATAGGTTTAGTGGCTATTACAGCTTATTTTACATTATGGAATCAAAAAGAACCCCAAAAGCTATCTTATAATCAATTTATGAATTTGATTGAAAATAATAAGGTGAAACAAGTATATTTGTTAGATGAGCCCAAAATTAAGGGAACGTTAAAGGATGGGGAAGAGTTTATAACAGATAATCCAAGAACGGAAAATTTCAAAGAAATTCTTCTAACTAATAATGTTTTAGTAGATGAAAATAAGGGAAGCCTTATGGTGACAAATATTATTAGCTTTATAGGATTTATTATAGCTTTTGGTGCTATGGGGATTTTTTTATCTAGACAATCGTCAAGACAAACTTCTAGAGAGTTTTCCAAAATGTCTAGTATGGAAGCTATTGATCAAGGAAGTATAAAAGTTACTTTTGCAAGTGTAGCTGGAAATGAAGAAGCAAAAGAAAGCATAAAAGATTTAGGAGATTTTTTACAGAATCCAGACAAATATGCAAAATATGGAGCCAGAATTCCAAGGGGAGTGATTCTTTATGGACCTCCAGGGACAGGAAAAACTTTACTTGCAAAAGCTTTAGCAGGAGAAGCGAATGTTCCTTTTTATGCAGTTTCTGGATCAGATTTTGTACAAATTTATGCGGGATTAGGAGCAGGAAGAATAAGAAGTTTATTCAAGAAAGCAAGAGAAAAAGAGAAATGTGTAATATTTATTGACGAAATTGATGCTCTAGGCAAAAAAAGAGATGGACTAGGTGGAAATGATGAAACAGATCGAACTTTAAATGCCTTATTAACAGAAATGTCAGGATTTCATGACAATGAAGGAATTATTGTAATGGCAGCAACAAATAGACTAGATACTTTAGATGAAGCACTTCTTCGTCCAGGTAGATTTGATAGACAAATTGAAGTTTCACTTCCGGATGTAAATGCTAGGTATGAAATTTTAAAACTATATAGTAAAACAAAGCCTATTTCAAAAAATATTAATTTAAAGAATTTAGCCCATGAAACAGTTTATTTTAGTGGCGCTCAATTAGAAGCTCTTTTAAACGAAGCTGCTATTTTAGCGGCTAAAGAAGATGCAAAACAAATTGATGCAAACCATATAGATAAAGCTTTTTATACAGTAATTGCAGGAGAAGAGAAAAAAGATAGAAGCACAATCTCTCACATAGACAGAAAAATTACTGCTTATCATGAAGCTGGACATGCACTTGTTACAAAGCTTGTTGCGCCTGAAAATAAGGTGACAAAAGTGACTATTATTCCAAGCACAAAAGGAGCTGGAGGTTTTAGTATGAATATTCCTCCAGATAGAATGTATCAAACGAAAAAAGAAATGCTTAGCCATATAAAAATTGCTTTAGCAGGAAGATGTGCAGAAGAAATGATCTTTGGAGAAGAAAATATTACTACAGGTGCAAGCAATGACATACAAAAAGCTACAGAAATCATTGTAGCTATGATGAAGAAATTTGGTATGAACAAAAAAATAGGTATGATTAATTATGATGTGCTTTATGGAAACAAGGGAAGTATAGATCAAAACTTATTAGAAGAATGTACAAAGACTATGGAGACTTTGTATCAAGAAACAAAAGAATTATTAAAGTTTCATCAAGAAGTTTTAGATCAATTGGCACAAGAACTTCTATGCAAAGAAACTTTAAATGAAGAAAATATCGAAGAGATTATTAAAAGAGTTGCTTAA
- the spoVB gene encoding stage V sporulation protein B, which translates to MRKNSFIYATFVLVIVNFIVRFLGFAYKIFLSRMIGAEGIGIFHLVFPILMILITFTTAGIPVAVSKLTAHYSSLHDEKTCRKILKTALVLGLFISTILCIFLILYAKHISFYFIKNKDTYESLIVLPPAIIFITLSSIFRGYYYGIKNVEPPGVSQILEQIMRIAFVLGSLYLLSPLEMKYASMIAVIGIAIGELAGLLWLIFKFQSNKNIHIPSLQIKNTNKKLLGKIIYISLPITLTRLIAVVMQSINAVLIPQRLQLAGYSLQSAITTFGKITGMAMPLLFLPFIVTSALVVNIIPSVSEEMALKNFRDIRLKSHIAIRITLLIALPIMGVFLFFSKPICSFLYDVDYVDQYLSYLSYGTVFLCLHHTVSGILHGMGKQVVTTIHHLIGTMIQLFCTYYLVANPSFAENGFILGFILSTAIICILNIKSLNHFMRLDFHFLNHILKPILATIIMIFSIKFTYAQCIRMDCIPFINISLSMGIGFIVYISIIILSKSINFETLKWIITKK; encoded by the coding sequence ATGCGAAAAAATTCATTTATCTATGCTACTTTTGTTTTAGTAATTGTAAATTTCATTGTAAGATTTTTAGGATTTGCCTATAAAATTTTTCTCTCTCGTATGATTGGAGCAGAAGGAATAGGGATTTTTCATTTAGTTTTCCCTATATTAATGATCCTGATTACTTTTACTACGGCTGGAATTCCTGTGGCCGTATCTAAACTTACAGCTCATTATTCTTCTTTACATGATGAAAAAACATGTAGAAAAATTTTAAAAACAGCTTTGGTCTTAGGTCTTTTCATAAGCACCATTCTTTGTATATTCCTAATTTTATATGCAAAACATATAAGTTTTTATTTTATTAAAAACAAAGATACTTATGAAAGTCTTATAGTACTCCCTCCTGCTATTATTTTTATTACATTATCATCTATCTTTAGAGGATATTATTATGGTATAAAAAATGTAGAACCACCTGGCGTATCTCAAATTTTAGAACAAATTATGAGAATTGCTTTTGTATTAGGGAGTTTATACTTACTTTCTCCTTTAGAAATGAAATACGCCTCCATGATCGCAGTCATAGGAATAGCTATTGGAGAATTGGCAGGTTTATTGTGGCTTATTTTTAAATTTCAATCTAATAAAAATATTCATATTCCAAGTCTGCAAATAAAAAATACAAATAAAAAACTATTGGGAAAAATTATATATATCTCTCTTCCTATTACCCTTACACGACTGATCGCTGTTGTTATGCAATCTATAAATGCAGTACTTATTCCACAAAGATTACAACTAGCAGGCTATAGTTTACAATCAGCTATCACTACCTTTGGCAAAATCACGGGAATGGCTATGCCTCTTTTATTTCTCCCTTTCATTGTGACTTCTGCATTGGTAGTCAATATTATTCCATCTGTATCTGAAGAAATGGCTTTGAAAAATTTTAGGGACATACGTTTGAAATCTCATATTGCCATTCGGATTACTTTACTTATTGCGCTTCCTATCATGGGTGTATTTTTATTTTTTTCAAAACCCATATGTAGCTTTTTATATGATGTAGATTATGTAGATCAGTATCTATCTTACCTTTCTTATGGAACCGTGTTTTTGTGTCTGCATCATACTGTATCAGGAATCCTTCATGGAATGGGAAAACAAGTAGTAACAACAATCCATCATCTCATTGGAACAATGATTCAATTATTTTGTACCTATTATCTAGTCGCAAATCCTTCTTTTGCAGAAAATGGATTTATCTTAGGTTTCATTCTTTCTACAGCTATTATTTGTATATTAAATATAAAAAGTCTAAATCACTTTATGCGACTAGACTTTCATTTTCTCAATCATATTCTAAAACCTATATTGGCAACGATTATAATGATTTTTTCCATAAAATTTACTTATGCTCAATGTATCCGTATGGATTGCATTCCTTTTATCAACATTTCCTTAAGTATGGGAATAGGATTTATTGTTTATATAAGTATCATTATATTATCTAAAAGCATTAACTTTGAAACCTTAAAATGGATTATTACAAAAAAATAG
- a CDS encoding 2'-5' RNA ligase family protein, whose protein sequence is MDNIVFLVAVPKGPLYNCCMKIQKFLWKEYDLGNDLLPQIHLTIDGFYYDDEKELDEIQKNLEKLISKIDPFEIRSNGFGYIPSPHKCITLHIVKTEELKKTYGFIHKNMQQKGFKVREFSPEEMVFHISLAGIHGREWSEEEMKQAWEKVRDFKLNESSLIDHLELWYPDLDPKKRLIKRLEIGQTI, encoded by the coding sequence ATGGATAATATAGTTTTTTTAGTTGCAGTTCCAAAGGGACCTCTTTATAATTGTTGTATGAAAATACAAAAATTTCTTTGGAAAGAGTATGATCTAGGAAATGATTTATTACCACAGATTCATCTGACAATAGATGGATTTTATTATGATGATGAGAAAGAACTAGATGAAATACAAAAAAATTTAGAAAAGCTTATTTCAAAAATTGATCCTTTTGAAATAAGATCAAATGGGTTTGGGTATATTCCCAGTCCACATAAATGCATTACTCTACATATTGTAAAAACTGAAGAATTAAAAAAGACTTATGGCTTTATTCATAAAAATATGCAGCAGAAAGGTTTTAAAGTAAGGGAATTTAGTCCAGAGGAAATGGTTTTTCATATTAGCCTTGCGGGGATACATGGAAGAGAATGGAGTGAAGAAGAGATGAAACAGGCTTGGGAAAAAGTAAGAGATTTTAAATTGAATGAATCATCTCTGATTGACCATTTAGAACTATGGTATCCAGATCTAGACCCTAAAAAAAGATTAATAAAAAGATTAGAAATTGGGCAAACAATATAA
- a CDS encoding PLP-dependent aminotransferase family protein: MDVYKNISLDKEASQHLYIQLFQKVRQLILDKKVSANEKLPPIRQLAHTLGVNTSTIVNAYDLLEKEGFVHKKIGSGTFVAPIKEESFSGELFEKYPLDEDFKLMDRGQIQIKENMISFASATPTSDLFPVEDFKRLLNEVLDRDKGDAFSYQESQGYYPLREALVDYLKEIGIHTKFENIQIISGAQQGIDVISKAFVDYKDTIIAENPTYTGAIGTFKSRGAKILSVPIEGDGINIELLEESIKIHHPKLIYLMPNFQNPTGYSYSKEKKLKIIELAKKYGVFIVEDDYLSDLSFYSKDNTTLKSLDTEDCVIYIKSFSKIFMPGLRLGFLVLPKKIHHKILAAKHTSDISTSGLNQRVFDLYLRQGIWKKHIEYMEKIYKERFDQMKICIEKYFKSLDIEYILPSGGLNFWFALPQGYDADQLYLEAAKYNILILPGSIFFPTKAESRFFRLSIASVYPKDIEVGMKKLAQVLDMFIQKDSSQIKASDGYTPLL, translated from the coding sequence ATGGACGTTTATAAAAATATTTCTTTAGATAAGGAAGCTTCTCAGCATCTTTATATACAGTTATTTCAAAAGGTACGCCAACTCATTTTAGATAAAAAAGTAAGCGCCAATGAAAAGCTTCCACCCATTAGACAACTTGCTCATACTTTAGGAGTGAATACAAGCACAATTGTAAATGCATATGATCTTTTAGAAAAAGAGGGGTTTGTACATAAAAAAATTGGTAGCGGTACTTTTGTAGCGCCTATCAAAGAAGAAAGCTTTTCAGGAGAGTTATTTGAAAAATATCCTTTAGATGAAGATTTTAAATTAATGGATCGGGGACAAATTCAAATTAAGGAGAATATGATTAGTTTTGCTAGTGCTACGCCTACGTCAGATTTATTTCCAGTAGAAGATTTCAAAAGGCTTTTAAACGAAGTGTTGGATCGAGATAAAGGAGATGCATTTAGTTATCAAGAAAGTCAAGGATATTATCCATTGAGAGAAGCGTTAGTAGATTACTTAAAAGAGATTGGTATCCATACGAAGTTTGAAAATATTCAAATTATTTCTGGAGCCCAACAAGGGATTGATGTGATTTCAAAAGCTTTTGTAGATTATAAAGATACTATTATTGCAGAAAATCCTACTTATACAGGTGCTATTGGAACCTTTAAGTCAAGAGGAGCAAAAATTTTAAGTGTTCCTATTGAAGGAGATGGAATCAATATAGAACTTTTAGAAGAAAGTATTAAAATACATCATCCAAAATTAATTTATTTGATGCCTAATTTTCAAAATCCCACAGGATACTCTTATAGTAAAGAGAAAAAATTAAAGATTATTGAATTAGCTAAAAAATATGGAGTGTTTATTGTAGAAGATGATTATTTAAGTGATTTGAGTTTTTATAGTAAAGATAATACGACCTTAAAGAGTCTTGATACAGAGGATTGTGTAATTTATATTAAAAGTTTTTCAAAAATTTTTATGCCTGGATTGAGATTAGGATTTTTGGTTCTTCCTAAAAAAATACATCATAAGATTTTAGCAGCCAAACATACATCAGATATTTCAACTTCGGGGCTTAACCAAAGAGTATTTGATTTGTATTTAAGACAAGGAATATGGAAAAAGCATATTGAGTATATGGAAAAAATATATAAAGAACGATTTGATCAAATGAAAATTTGTATAGAAAAATATTTTAAATCCTTAGATATTGAATATATTCTTCCATCAGGAGGGTTAAATTTTTGGTTTGCCCTTCCACAAGGATATGATGCAGATCAGCTTTATTTAGAAGCTGCAAAATACAACATACTCATTTTACCTGGATCTATATTTTTTCCTACGAAAGCAGAAAGTAGATTTTTTAGACTGAGTATTGCTTCTGTATATCCTAAAGACATTGAAGTAGGAATGAAAAAATTAGCTCAAGTACTAGATATGTTTATTCAAAAAGATTCTTCACAAATAAAAGCATCAGATGGATATACACCACTTTTATAA